The following are from one region of the Chitinispirillales bacterium ANBcel5 genome:
- a CDS encoding YbaB/EbfC family nucleoid-associated protein — translation MKNMNKLLKQAQKMQSQMMKAQEELQQKEVEGTAGGGMVKVMLNGKNELTSIKINPEVVDSDDVEMLEDLIIAAHQNAQEKIKEISESTYGSISGGLNIPGM, via the coding sequence ATGAAAAATATGAACAAATTATTAAAGCAGGCACAGAAAATGCAGTCTCAGATGATGAAAGCTCAGGAGGAGCTTCAACAAAAGGAAGTTGAGGGGACTGCTGGGGGTGGAATGGTAAAGGTTATGCTGAATGGCAAAAATGAACTTACCTCTATAAAGATTAACCCTGAAGTAGTTGACAGTGATGATGTGGAGATGCTTGAAGATCTTATCATTGCCGCACATCAAAATGCGCAGGAGAAGATTAAGGAGATCTCCGAATCTACTTATGGTTCTATCTCCGGTGGGCTTAATATTCCAGGAATGTAA
- the dnaX gene encoding DNA polymerase III subunit gamma/tau: MAYLVFARKWRPLSFEDVVGQEHITETLKKAIETDRVAHAYIFTGTRGVGKTTTARILARALNCDKGPTTNPCGECNSCKNILGGSSFDVLEIDGASNNKVEDVRDLRDNIGYSSMGGKYRIFVIDEVHMLSNSAFNALLKTLEEPPEKVIFIFATTEPHKIPATIHSRCQRYDFRRIGAEQILARLIHICDSEKIPYERSALMLVARKAEGSMRDSMSLLDQVYSFCKEAITEKEVRSVLGLVGTEVYREVMNNIKEKNPVPALKAVQDVLYNGFDLHEFITGFQDHIRNLLFARISGALESRGIELENDIIEQLRAESQNFAETDLLRMAEILKKTESELKWSAFPRFLVEVMMLKLVYLDSTLNIEQLLQLASGGGSSPGDAVENTASILSAETEAKKKKELKNEQPSEALITPVEESCDTIPLVSSPKMPVDLNQNWPLFLDTFMNERPELGAHLSHGQLVSVKEEVVELEFGYNYRFQYQKLTQKNNKEEISKYIKTFTGQPLEVRITLDTSKKDTQVDKPPMQFTPSRPVVSIDDDIEKEPIIQTLIDMLDGEVLS, from the coding sequence ATGGCTTATCTGGTATTTGCACGAAAATGGCGTCCTTTATCCTTCGAAGATGTTGTAGGTCAGGAGCATATCACCGAGACGTTAAAAAAAGCGATAGAAACTGACCGGGTAGCGCACGCCTACATATTTACCGGCACCAGGGGGGTGGGCAAAACCACTACAGCCCGTATTTTAGCCAGAGCACTTAACTGCGATAAAGGCCCTACTACTAACCCCTGCGGAGAGTGCAACAGCTGCAAAAACATATTGGGTGGATCAAGCTTTGATGTGCTTGAGATAGATGGTGCATCGAACAACAAAGTAGAAGATGTACGTGATCTTCGCGATAACATCGGTTACTCTTCGATGGGTGGAAAGTACAGAATCTTTGTAATCGATGAAGTGCACATGCTCTCAAATTCCGCCTTCAATGCTTTGCTTAAAACCTTAGAAGAACCGCCGGAAAAAGTAATTTTTATCTTTGCCACAACAGAGCCACATAAAATACCGGCCACCATTCATTCAAGGTGTCAGCGTTACGATTTTAGACGTATTGGTGCAGAGCAAATACTTGCCAGGCTTATACATATCTGCGATTCGGAAAAAATTCCCTATGAACGCAGCGCACTGATGCTTGTGGCACGCAAGGCTGAAGGAAGCATGCGAGACTCCATGAGTCTTCTCGACCAGGTATATTCATTTTGCAAAGAAGCTATTACAGAAAAAGAGGTGCGTTCTGTTCTGGGGCTGGTAGGAACAGAGGTTTACCGCGAGGTAATGAATAACATAAAGGAGAAAAATCCTGTGCCTGCGCTTAAGGCTGTTCAGGATGTTCTTTATAATGGCTTTGACCTTCATGAGTTCATAACCGGCTTTCAGGATCATATAAGAAATCTTCTCTTTGCCCGCATCTCAGGAGCACTGGAGAGCCGGGGCATTGAGCTTGAAAACGATATTATTGAACAGCTAAGGGCTGAATCTCAGAATTTTGCAGAAACTGATTTGCTGCGAATGGCTGAAATACTGAAAAAAACGGAATCTGAACTTAAGTGGAGCGCCTTTCCCAGATTTCTGGTTGAAGTAATGATGCTTAAACTTGTGTACCTGGATAGTACATTAAATATCGAGCAACTCCTACAACTCGCCTCAGGCGGCGGCTCATCTCCGGGTGATGCTGTAGAAAATACCGCCTCGATTCTTTCAGCCGAAACTGAAGCAAAAAAAAAAAAGGAACTGAAGAATGAGCAACCCTCTGAGGCCCTGATAACGCCTGTTGAGGAATCGTGTGACACCATTCCTTTAGTTTCATCACCCAAAATGCCCGTTGATCTTAATCAAAACTGGCCTCTGTTTTTAGACACCTTCATGAATGAACGACCCGAATTAGGGGCACATCTCTCCCACGGACAGCTTGTTAGTGTAAAAGAAGAAGTCGTTGAGTTGGAGTTTGGGTATAACTACAGATTTCAATATCAGAAACTCACCCAAAAGAATAACAAAGAAGAGATAAGCAAGTATATAAAAACCTTTACCGGCCAGCCCTTAGAGGTTCGCATTACTTTAGATACGAGCAAAAAAGACACGCAGGTGGATAAACCGCCAATGCAGTTTACCCCCTCCAGACCCGTTGTCAGTATAGATGATGATATAGAAAAAGAGCCTATTATACAGACCTTAATCGACATGTTAGATGGAGAAGTACTTTCCTAA
- the plsX gene encoding phosphate acyltransferase PlsX, which translates to MSKLKIAVDAQSGDFGPEVVIQGVLEARAISASPFDTFLCGDKDEIARVLEHLKGRTSFDSSEFTIEHCPELIRPGDNRSKAWKTHAESSIVRCVSLQKEKVVQASVSAGDTGVLIGAALFILGRSEDTNRPALAALIPTAQKQKPVLLLDVGANLNCRSEHLVSFAQMGYNYVKKLAGVPEPTISLLNIGKEPVKGPRSVKEASKVLQKRFSSFKGYIEGDKVLSGETDVVVCDGFTGNVLLKACESFYTLTASVLKDSPEYLDFLAKTMEALNPENYGAVPFLGVKGIVMKAHGGSSIRAIRNAVMTAIRTLSSEAA; encoded by the coding sequence ATGAGCAAACTCAAAATTGCTGTTGATGCGCAAAGTGGAGATTTTGGTCCCGAAGTTGTGATTCAGGGTGTACTTGAGGCCCGTGCTATAAGCGCATCACCTTTTGACACTTTCCTTTGTGGTGATAAAGATGAGATAGCCCGTGTGCTTGAGCACCTAAAAGGGCGTACAAGTTTTGACAGCTCTGAGTTTACAATAGAGCACTGTCCTGAGCTTATCCGTCCTGGAGACAATCGCTCCAAAGCCTGGAAAACTCACGCAGAGTCTTCTATTGTAAGGTGTGTCAGTCTTCAAAAAGAAAAGGTTGTTCAGGCATCTGTTAGTGCTGGAGATACGGGTGTGCTTATAGGTGCCGCACTTTTTATCCTGGGGCGTTCTGAAGATACAAACAGACCTGCGCTTGCAGCTCTTATACCTACTGCTCAAAAGCAGAAACCAGTGCTTTTACTTGATGTAGGAGCAAATTTAAATTGCCGTAGTGAACACCTGGTTTCTTTTGCTCAGATGGGGTACAATTATGTAAAAAAGCTTGCAGGTGTACCAGAGCCGACCATCTCTTTGCTTAATATAGGTAAAGAGCCGGTCAAAGGGCCACGTTCTGTAAAGGAAGCTTCAAAAGTTTTACAGAAACGGTTTAGTTCTTTTAAAGGATATATCGAAGGCGATAAGGTTCTTTCAGGAGAAACTGATGTAGTAGTGTGTGATGGGTTTACCGGAAACGTACTATTAAAAGCCTGCGAAAGTTTTTACACACTCACGGCATCGGTACTGAAAGATAGCCCTGAGTATTTAGATTTTCTGGCAAAAACCATGGAAGCTCTGAACCCTGAAAATTATGGAGCTGTTCCCTTTTTGGGTGTTAAGGGTATAGTTATGAAGGCACATGGTGGCTCTTCTATCCGAGCCATCAGAAACGCTGTAATGACTGCAATTCGAACCCTGAGCAGTGAAGCTGCTTAG
- a CDS encoding phosphatidylglycerophosphatase A, whose product MTLNPVFWIRKLFATCLLTGYIPFAPGSIGAAITVILLYFFQDTFHFFLGPEHFLRYWGIIIILIAICFFLTAKAKEVFGKEDPPQVTFDEFVGQFITFFMVPLSIRTLVLGFALFRFFDIVKPFPVHVMEEMEGGVGVTMDDVAAGVLANITLIAILGTFNWIMGML is encoded by the coding sequence ATGACCTTAAACCCAGTGTTCTGGATACGTAAACTTTTTGCGACCTGCCTTTTAACCGGTTATATTCCCTTTGCTCCCGGCTCCATTGGTGCCGCTATTACCGTTATTCTTCTCTACTTCTTTCAAGACACCTTTCATTTTTTCCTTGGACCCGAGCACTTCCTTCGCTATTGGGGTATAATCATTATTCTCATAGCAATCTGCTTCTTCTTAACTGCCAAGGCAAAAGAGGTTTTTGGAAAAGAAGATCCACCACAAGTTACTTTCGATGAATTCGTAGGACAGTTTATTACCTTTTTTATGGTACCATTGTCCATCAGGACTCTTGTGCTTGGGTTTGCCCTCTTTCGATTCTTCGACATAGTTAAACCGTTTCCTGTTCATGTAATGGAAGAGATGGAAGGAGGAGTAGGGGTGACAATGGATGATGTAGCTGCCGGAGTGTTAGCTAATATTACCCTTATCGCCATACTTGGTACTTTCAACTGGATTATGGGAATGTTGTAA
- the recR gene encoding recombination mediator RecR, translating to MVGSLEKLVEALSRLPTIGQKSAWRLAIHLLERPESEALHLAHTIEEVRKSIKRCEVCFNYTEKEICDLCSSPSRDGSVICVVEKPADLFTIEKAGRYKGLYHVLGGVLSPLNGVTAEKLNLAPLKKRIEQKTPKEIIIALGGSSDSETTAIYLARFLKSQDLRVTRLARGLPVGMELEYVDQITLAQALNERTDLDYGENR from the coding sequence ATGGTTGGTTCACTCGAAAAACTGGTGGAGGCGCTTAGTCGTCTTCCTACAATAGGGCAAAAGAGTGCCTGGCGCCTTGCGATTCATCTGCTTGAACGACCCGAGTCTGAAGCGCTGCACCTTGCACATACAATTGAAGAGGTCAGAAAGAGCATTAAGCGCTGTGAGGTTTGCTTCAATTACACCGAAAAAGAGATATGTGATCTATGCTCTTCACCTTCAAGGGACGGCTCTGTTATTTGTGTGGTAGAAAAGCCGGCCGACCTTTTTACCATTGAAAAGGCCGGAAGATACAAAGGGCTTTACCATGTACTGGGAGGAGTGCTTTCGCCACTGAACGGAGTAACCGCAGAGAAGCTCAATTTGGCACCTCTGAAAAAACGAATAGAGCAAAAAACACCCAAAGAGATAATTATCGCTCTTGGTGGAAGCAGTGACTCAGAAACCACTGCAATCTACCTGGCACGCTTTTTAAAATCACAAGACCTTCGGGTGACAAGGCTTGCCAGAGGTTTGCCTGTGGGTATGGAGCTTGAGTATGTTGATCAGATCACACTCGCTCAGGCTCTTAACGAAAGAACAGACCTTGATTACGGAGAAAATCGATGA
- a CDS encoding rhomboid family intramembrane serine protease: MPYSTDEHDGEIGIISVSIITICVIVFSIIYFNDVEIRRQMRDVNRELIQITYNPDSNPSIVQEMFGLEETKDKRDRFVHQRDSLKSVLTELGEKQLLPRFAFIPEEKSLAQIFLSMFAHASWFHLLGNMLFFYVCGVVMEKYWGHLRFLMVYLLSGVGAVLVYLFQGITFASTSDWASTPLVGASGAIAGTMGAMMVIHPKSKIKILFFFFVLFTTFQISLFIYLGFWIFTQVLYTLMDPDMSSGVAFSAHVGGFLTGVLFAYLLKGDELKFDPQSSFSHAPKPKSRVAMLSSQREQINKSGQQSPVQTNSSLLSEGWLALKEDRKEDASECILRGIELIMHNAEQKKQEVAENIDKLFESKGKLTINGTQVYQWAKKLQLLNMPMSALRCFDIAATTASGLHLKINSRYAAALLRNKMMIEYQKAEEDLRWIIDKAPDSIPARDAQELIEELSA, from the coding sequence ATGCCATACAGTACAGATGAACATGATGGTGAAATAGGTATCATCTCAGTTTCTATTATTACGATCTGTGTCATCGTATTCAGTATCATATACTTTAATGATGTTGAGATTAGAAGACAGATGAGAGATGTTAATCGTGAGTTGATTCAGATAACCTATAATCCCGATTCTAATCCATCAATAGTTCAGGAGATGTTTGGGTTAGAAGAGACAAAGGATAAACGGGACAGATTTGTTCATCAACGGGATTCCCTTAAAAGCGTTTTAACGGAATTAGGTGAAAAACAGCTACTTCCCAGATTTGCCTTTATTCCCGAAGAAAAAAGCCTTGCTCAAATTTTTCTCTCTATGTTTGCCCACGCAAGCTGGTTTCATCTCCTGGGAAATATGCTGTTTTTCTATGTGTGTGGTGTAGTCATGGAAAAATACTGGGGACATTTACGCTTTTTGATGGTGTATCTGTTATCTGGTGTTGGTGCGGTGCTGGTGTATTTGTTTCAGGGGATAACGTTTGCATCAACATCAGATTGGGCTTCAACACCTCTGGTAGGAGCCTCCGGGGCTATTGCAGGGACGATGGGTGCAATGATGGTAATTCATCCAAAAAGTAAAATAAAAATACTGTTTTTCTTTTTTGTTTTGTTTACTACTTTTCAGATCAGTCTCTTTATCTATTTGGGGTTTTGGATATTCACACAAGTTCTTTATACACTAATGGACCCAGATATGAGCTCAGGAGTGGCATTCTCTGCTCATGTGGGTGGTTTTTTAACCGGTGTACTCTTTGCCTACCTACTAAAGGGAGATGAGCTAAAGTTTGATCCGCAAAGCTCTTTCTCTCATGCCCCAAAGCCAAAAAGCAGAGTGGCAATGCTATCATCCCAAAGAGAGCAAATTAACAAATCAGGTCAGCAATCACCAGTGCAGACAAACTCATCCCTTCTCAGCGAAGGATGGCTTGCGTTAAAAGAGGACAGAAAAGAAGATGCTTCCGAGTGTATTCTCAGAGGCATTGAATTGATTATGCATAATGCCGAACAAAAAAAGCAGGAAGTTGCAGAGAATATTGATAAGCTTTTTGAATCAAAAGGTAAGCTTACTATAAATGGCACTCAGGTATATCAATGGGCCAAAAAGTTACAACTATTAAATATGCCTATGTCAGCTCTGCGCTGTTTTGATATAGCTGCTACCACTGCCTCCGGGCTGCATCTTAAAATAAATTCCCGGTATGCCGCTGCTCTTTTACGCAACAAAATGATGATAGAATATCAAAAGGCCGAGGAAGACCTTAGATGGATTATCGATAAAGCACCTGACTCTATTCCAGCCAGGGATGCTCAGGAGCTTATAGAGGAGCTATCTGCTTAA
- a CDS encoding GyrI-like domain-containing protein, producing MNLTPQHREYIARINRAMDHIQKNFHNQLQLKEIAAVANFSPFHFHRLFKGLVGETLTSYIQRLRVEMAASMLLNSPNASITAIAFDCGFSGSSAFARLFKDHFGMSASKWRDGGAVEYLLNRKNGKANSNNCKDYPAREGYINCKEEPRDLFTESTLSEFERRQVMPVPKSVEVKEISPMTVAYVRHIGPYKGDSSLFQSMFEKLSSWAGPRGLFKQPDLKVLSVYHDDPSVTDEKNLRVSMCITVPDTTEVGGEIGKMTIDGGKYAVAHFEITVDEYEKAWDYVFGEWMPKSGYQPGNGPCYELMLNNPEEHPEEKHVIKIHVPVKPLQ from the coding sequence ATGAATCTCACCCCACAGCACAGAGAGTATATAGCGCGAATTAACCGCGCCATGGACCACATACAAAAGAATTTCCACAACCAGCTTCAGCTTAAGGAGATAGCGGCTGTAGCTAACTTTTCACCATTTCATTTTCACCGGTTATTTAAGGGGTTGGTTGGAGAAACGCTTACGAGCTATATTCAGCGTCTTCGGGTAGAGATGGCAGCATCTATGCTCCTGAATAGCCCCAACGCTTCCATTACAGCGATCGCCTTTGACTGTGGATTCTCCGGCTCCTCAGCGTTTGCCCGCCTCTTTAAAGATCATTTCGGTATGAGTGCGTCCAAATGGCGTGATGGGGGAGCAGTGGAATACTTATTGAATCGCAAGAATGGTAAAGCGAATAGCAATAACTGCAAAGACTATCCTGCACGGGAAGGGTATATTAACTGCAAAGAAGAGCCCCGGGACCTCTTCACTGAATCTACCCTTAGTGAGTTTGAAAGGAGGCAGGTTATGCCTGTACCAAAAAGTGTTGAAGTTAAAGAGATCTCTCCTATGACTGTAGCCTACGTTCGTCACATCGGCCCCTACAAAGGTGATTCTTCGCTTTTCCAGAGTATGTTTGAAAAACTAAGTTCCTGGGCCGGACCACGAGGGCTCTTCAAGCAGCCTGATCTTAAAGTTCTCTCTGTTTATCATGATGATCCCTCTGTTACGGATGAAAAAAATCTCAGGGTAAGTATGTGTATTACAGTTCCCGACACTACTGAAGTCGGTGGGGAGATTGGAAAAATGACCATTGATGGGGGCAAATATGCTGTGGCCCACTTTGAAATTACCGTTGATGAGTATGAGAAAGCCTGGGATTATGTATTTGGTGAGTGGATGCCAAAGAGTGGCTATCAACCTGGAAATGGTCCCTGTTATGAACTAATGCTTAACAACCCTGAAGAGCATCCGGAAGAGAAACACGTGATTAAAATCCATGTTCCTGTTAAGCCTTTGCAGTAA
- the asnA gene encoding aspartate--ammonia ligase: protein MKTQLYLPKDYAPLLDIKQTEHAITVIKDTFQMFLSAELFLRRVTAPLYVLKGTGINDDLNGTERPVTFPIKAMQDREVEIVHSLAKWKRMALVDYEIEPGFGVYTDMNALRPDEDLDNTHSVYVDQWDWEKHINPENRNLDYLKSVVTRLYEVIKKTEFVVYEKYPRITPLLPEHITFIHAEELCEMYPKLSPKEREDEITRQYGAVFVIGIGGVMPCGERHDGRAPDYDDWSTPTKKNFKGLNGDILLWNPVLKKAFEISSMGIRVNAESLITQLEEHDQTQRKELLFHKRLLAGELCDSIGGGIGQSRLTMFFLRKAHIGEIQASVWPEEMRKLCNEHNIILL, encoded by the coding sequence ATGAAAACACAGCTCTATTTACCCAAAGATTATGCCCCCCTGCTGGATATTAAGCAAACAGAACATGCAATTACAGTCATTAAAGACACTTTTCAGATGTTTCTGTCGGCAGAACTGTTTCTAAGAAGAGTAACTGCGCCACTTTATGTGCTGAAAGGAACAGGTATCAATGATGACCTAAACGGTACTGAGCGCCCGGTTACATTCCCCATCAAAGCAATGCAGGACCGTGAAGTAGAAATTGTTCACAGTCTTGCAAAGTGGAAGAGGATGGCACTGGTGGATTATGAAATAGAACCTGGCTTTGGTGTATATACCGACATGAACGCTCTTCGTCCCGATGAAGATTTGGATAACACCCATTCGGTGTATGTGGATCAGTGGGATTGGGAAAAACACATCAATCCTGAAAACAGAAACCTCGACTATTTAAAATCTGTCGTGACAAGGCTCTATGAAGTAATAAAGAAAACCGAATTTGTGGTCTATGAAAAGTATCCCCGGATAACTCCACTGCTACCGGAGCATATCACCTTCATTCACGCAGAAGAGCTCTGTGAGATGTATCCAAAACTTAGCCCCAAAGAGCGGGAAGATGAAATTACCCGTCAATACGGAGCAGTATTTGTGATCGGAATCGGTGGTGTTATGCCCTGTGGTGAAAGGCATGATGGCCGTGCCCCCGACTATGATGACTGGAGCACACCTACTAAGAAGAACTTTAAGGGACTCAACGGTGATATCCTTCTATGGAATCCTGTTCTAAAAAAAGCCTTTGAAATTTCCTCCATGGGCATACGGGTTAATGCGGAGTCACTTATCACACAGCTGGAAGAGCATGATCAAACACAAAGAAAAGAGCTTCTGTTTCACAAACGACTGCTTGCCGGCGAACTTTGTGATTCAATAGGTGGTGGAATCGGTCAGTCCAGATTAACCATGTTTTTTCTAAGAAAAGCACATATTGGTGAGATTCAAGCCAGTGTGTGGCCTGAAGAGATGAGAAAACTCTGTAACGAACACAATATCATACTGCTGTGA
- a CDS encoding CinA family protein, which translates to MNTVEELAAILKEKKYRISTAESCTGGLIGARLTDFKGSSEFFTGGIIAYDNRVKVDILGVSPDVLNQVGAVSSEVVEAMATGASSVFKTHCAVSVSGIAGPGGGSEEKPVGLVYIGSLVNSDIKSREFHFTGTRKDIRYLAVNAALGMIREHILSLD; encoded by the coding sequence ATGAATACTGTAGAGGAACTTGCGGCTATTCTTAAAGAAAAAAAGTACCGCATCAGTACAGCTGAATCCTGTACCGGTGGACTCATTGGCGCTAGATTGACCGATTTTAAAGGTTCATCAGAATTTTTCACCGGAGGAATCATAGCCTACGATAACAGAGTAAAGGTAGATATACTTGGTGTGTCACCAGATGTCCTTAATCAGGTGGGCGCGGTTAGCTCAGAAGTCGTTGAGGCAATGGCAACCGGGGCATCCTCTGTTTTTAAAACCCACTGTGCTGTTTCTGTCTCAGGCATTGCAGGTCCCGGTGGTGGAAGTGAAGAAAAACCGGTAGGCCTTGTGTATATCGGATCTTTGGTAAATAGTGATATTAAAAGCCGCGAATTTCATTTTACCGGTACCAGAAAAGATATCAGATATTTGGCTGTGAATGCAGCTCTGGGCATGATAAGAGAGCATATTTTATCATTAGATTAA
- the rpmF gene encoding 50S ribosomal protein L32 — protein MAVPKKRVTSARRDKRRSHLAIKPVNPVLCSHCKQPKVAHRVCGNCGHYAGMEVSTPEE, from the coding sequence ATGGCAGTACCAAAAAAGCGAGTTACCAGCGCACGCAGAGACAAAAGGCGCAGTCACCTGGCTATAAAACCAGTAAATCCGGTGTTGTGCTCTCACTGCAAGCAGCCTAAAGTAGCTCACAGAGTCTGTGGTAATTGCGGACATTACGCCGGGATGGAAGTAAGTACTCCAGAAGAATAG
- the ung gene encoding uracil-DNA glycosylase, which yields MSQIKDLSIESSWKEHLREEFGSDYFKSLNQFLMQEDEKYSIYPPRPLVFAAFDHTPFSRVKVVILGQDPYHGPGQANGLCFSVSDGLRKPPSLVNIFKELHSDTGASIPQGGNLEKWAKQGVLLLNATLTVRANQAGSHQKKGWEIFTDRVIGLLSEKRTGLVFLLWGNYARAKEELIDTSKHHVLTAPHPSPFSANRGFFGCRHFSRANEILKSQGVAEVDWSL from the coding sequence ATGTCTCAAATAAAGGACCTTTCAATCGAAAGCAGCTGGAAAGAGCACCTTAGGGAAGAATTTGGCTCGGATTATTTTAAATCCCTAAACCAATTTTTGATGCAGGAGGATGAAAAATATTCCATTTATCCCCCCAGGCCTCTGGTGTTTGCCGCTTTTGATCATACTCCCTTTAGCAGGGTTAAAGTGGTGATTTTAGGGCAGGACCCCTACCATGGCCCGGGTCAGGCAAACGGACTGTGTTTTTCTGTAAGTGATGGGTTAAGAAAACCTCCATCACTGGTGAATATTTTTAAAGAGCTGCACAGCGACACCGGTGCTTCAATACCCCAAGGTGGCAATTTGGAAAAATGGGCCAAACAGGGGGTGCTGTTATTAAATGCTACTCTTACAGTCAGAGCGAATCAGGCCGGTTCTCACCAGAAAAAGGGGTGGGAGATATTCACCGATCGGGTAATAGGGCTACTATCGGAAAAAAGGACAGGTCTGGTATTTTTGTTATGGGGTAATTACGCCCGGGCTAAAGAGGAGCTTATCGATACTTCCAAACACCATGTTTTAACCGCCCCTCACCCGTCACCGTTTTCTGCAAACAGGGGTTTTTTTGGCTGCCGCCATTTTTCCAGGGCAAATGAGATACTAAAGTCACAGGGAGTAGCGGAGGTTGACTGGAGTTTATAG
- a CDS encoding DUF3392 family protein → MDPIHFFSSFIRGHLQEICFGITAVTLMLSGRPVNSVVKKFTHNLNWFLRYCVYIVLCTVGYGFLSKVLYKGLWHWFANLNNTSLVLWVTSIYLVLAYLAKAQKEI, encoded by the coding sequence ATGGACCCGATACATTTTTTCTCATCATTTATCAGAGGTCATCTTCAGGAAATCTGTTTTGGTATTACAGCAGTAACACTGATGCTTTCGGGAAGACCGGTGAATTCAGTCGTTAAAAAATTCACCCATAACCTTAACTGGTTTTTACGGTACTGTGTTTATATAGTATTGTGTACTGTTGGATATGGTTTTCTCTCTAAGGTTCTGTATAAAGGGCTTTGGCATTGGTTTGCCAATCTCAATAATACTTCCCTGGTCTTATGGGTAACTTCTATTTACCTGGTTTTAGCGTATCTGGCTAAAGCACAGAAAGAAATTTGA
- a CDS encoding DUF177 domain-containing protein yields MNVDIRTIPQGHSDFQQNSMLTSVSELLPPLKQAVECRASIDRNGATLFFNLSFNASVELECSRCLKQYNEKVTSSTYLIIKENPGHQGVAEDDSEADFYFDSSIDFLDLSPAIYDEIMTALPMMPLCSKSCKGIEMSLPGVHYDALGEKKGEKPIDSRWEALLKLKNKKQD; encoded by the coding sequence ATGAATGTAGATATAAGAACTATACCGCAGGGGCATTCGGATTTTCAGCAAAACTCAATGCTTACATCGGTTTCTGAGTTGTTACCGCCACTGAAACAGGCAGTTGAGTGCAGGGCCAGTATCGATAGAAATGGCGCAACACTCTTTTTTAATCTCAGTTTCAATGCATCCGTTGAACTTGAGTGTTCCAGGTGTCTGAAACAATACAATGAAAAGGTAACATCTTCTACATACCTTATAATTAAGGAAAACCCTGGTCACCAGGGAGTAGCAGAGGACGACTCAGAAGCAGATTTCTATTTTGATAGTAGTATTGATTTTCTTGATCTAAGCCCGGCGATTTATGATGAAATTATGACAGCTCTTCCTATGATGCCTTTATGTTCTAAAAGCTGTAAGGGTATAGAAATGAGCTTACCTGGTGTACATTACGATGCTCTTGGTGAAAAAAAGGGAGAAAAACCCATTGATTCTCGCTGGGAAGCATTATTGAAACTGAAAAACAAGAAACAAGATTAA
- a CDS encoding PhzF family phenazine biosynthesis protein, with protein sequence MKLFQVDSFTSQPFSGNPAGVCIADKEISEPTMQNIAAEINCSETAFLKRVDNGYSIRFFTPTQEVDLCGHATLASSHILFELGLEKRDAGILFHANNDDIPVNCNDGWISMGFPKDHLIDETLPVPIQSALGFSDGVVAVKKSIKMDRYLIEVDSQKRVLEANPDLPALKSSRTIVSVTSRSRENKYDFVSRFFAPHAGIPEDPVTGSAHTSLGEYWSGKLNKNSLTGFQLSKRGGEVRVDVEDKHNKIMGKAVTLFKIEPLF encoded by the coding sequence ATGAAGCTCTTTCAGGTAGATTCATTTACATCACAACCCTTTTCTGGTAATCCTGCAGGTGTATGTATTGCGGACAAAGAGATCAGCGAGCCCACAATGCAGAACATCGCAGCAGAAATAAACTGCTCAGAAACAGCCTTTTTAAAACGGGTGGATAACGGGTACTCTATCCGTTTTTTTACCCCTACTCAGGAAGTAGATCTCTGTGGCCATGCTACCCTTGCTTCATCCCACATTCTCTTTGAGCTGGGGTTGGAAAAGAGGGATGCCGGAATCCTTTTCCACGCAAATAACGATGACATTCCGGTTAACTGTAATGACGGATGGATCTCTATGGGATTTCCCAAAGATCATCTCATTGATGAAACGCTGCCGGTTCCCATCCAAAGTGCGCTCGGTTTTTCAGACGGGGTTGTGGCAGTAAAAAAGAGCATCAAAATGGACAGGTATCTGATTGAGGTGGATTCTCAGAAAAGGGTTTTGGAGGCAAATCCCGATTTACCGGCACTGAAATCATCACGTACCATCGTTAGTGTTACCAGCCGTTCCCGGGAAAACAAATATGATTTCGTATCCCGCTTTTTTGCCCCCCACGCGGGCATTCCTGAAGACCCGGTCACCGGCTCTGCACATACTTCTTTGGGAGAGTACTGGAGTGGTAAACTTAACAAGAACTCGCTGACTGGTTTTCAGCTTTCAAAGCGTGGCGGTGAAGTCAGGGTTGATGTTGAGGACAAGCATAACAAAATCATGGGTAAAGCAGTTACGCTGTTTAAAATAGAGCCGCTTTTTTAA